From Cannabis sativa cultivar Pink pepper isolate KNU-18-1 chromosome 8, ASM2916894v1, whole genome shotgun sequence, a single genomic window includes:
- the LOC133030466 gene encoding uncharacterized protein LOC133030466 gives MMRRRQHFFPELYPRKCTVMPSWFTSSLRGRWDAWKSNTDHDGFVWDESILELLRGDPNQFLPSWKGMECIYMAMFLNGPKHWIAMEVNLELWKIFLFDSSLGSLTKDELNSLMDVWCPLLAKLVDQCGVCDTHYMVMVPQMTNLRKSSDPSTGK, from the coding sequence ATGATGAGGAGGAGGCAACACTTCTTCCCGGAGTTGTACCCACGTAAGTGTACTGTGATGCCATCTTGGTTTACCTCATCGTTGAGGGGTCGGTGGGATGCTTGGAAGAGCAATACTGACCATGATGGTTTTGTTTGGGATGAGTCCATCTTGGAACTCCTTCGTGGGGATCCAAACCAATTTTTGCCTTCTTGGAAGGGTATGGAGTGCATATACATGGCCATGTTCTTGAACGGACCGAAACATTGGATCGCTATGGAGGTCAATCTTGAGTTGTGGAAGATATTCCTCTTCGATTCGAGTCTTGGATCTCTAACGAAAGACGAACTGAATTCGCTTATGGATGTGTGGTGCCCTTTACTAGCCAAATTGGTGGACCAGTGTGGTGTATGTGACACTCATTACATGGTGATGGTCCCTCAAATGACAAACCTCCGAAAGTCGTCAGACCCTTCGACTGGGAAATGA